The following nucleotide sequence is from Lysobacterales bacterium.
CCGGCGATTTCGATCGCCTGGCATTGACCGCGGGCTACTTTGCCGGCACCCATCTGTACGACGACGACTCGCGCATTGCGGCGCTGCAGGCCGGCTGGTTCCTGCGCGAAGGTACCGACTTCGGCGGCGATATCCAGATCGCCTGGCTGGACTTCTCCGAGCTCGAACAACTCACGTTGAATGGCTTGGCGCGCACCAATCGCCGCGCCGGCGCGGTGCTGCTGTCCGACTATGAAATCGTCGATCTGCAAGCCGGATTGCACGCAACACTGAGCGGTTGGCCGCTGGCCGTGCGGGCCGATGTCGCGCGGAACACCGGCGCCGATGATCACAATGAAGCCGGGCGATTCAGCGTCGTGCTTGGCGACAAGCTGCAGCCGATGGGTTGGGAATACGGGTTTGCCGCGCAACGCATCCAGCGCGATGCCGCCATGGCGGCCTTCAACGACGACGACTGGTGGTTCCACAGCTTCGCCAAGGGCCACATGCTCTGGGTGGGCTACGGCATCGACGAGACCTGGAATACCCAGTTTGCGATGCTGCGCGAGAACCGCGACGGCGTCAGCGACGACGTCGACCGCTTCATGCTCGAGCTCAACGCGCGCTGGTGAGACAGCGCCGGGCCCTGTGCTACATTTCAGCGCAGTCGACGGATACGGCGGTGTATGCGGCTCCATTTTCCGCACGGTGAACAAACCGATGTGATGCTTCGCGAGGGTGAAACCTCGCTGGGTTCGGCTGCGTCGAATGCCGTCGTCGTCAAGGGCGATGGCGTGCAGCCGATCCATGCATCGCTGCTGTTCGACCGTCGCGGCCTCACGCTGATCGTTCGCGAAGGCGCCCACAGCACCCATGTCAACGCGCGACCGGTGCGCGAGAAGGCCATCGTCCGTGTCGGCGATATGGTCAGTCTCGGCAACGTCCTCGTCGCGATCAAGCCCGACAGCGACCAGTACATCACCAGCCGCGTTCCGCCCAAGAGCAGCACCGACGACGCCATGTCCGAACAGAACAACGAAACCCGCTACCGCATGGCACCTCCGAAGGCCGTCCTGCGCGGCGTTTCCGGCCCGTATTTCGGCAAGGTCATCGCGATTGCCGGCCGCCTCTCCATCGGGCGCGGCAATGATTGCGACCTGGTGCTCGACGAGCCCGAAATGTCGCGTCGCCACGCCATGGTCGAGGCCACCCCGGCCGGCATCTGGTTGCGCGACCTCGGGTCGGCCAATGGCACCTATGTCAACGGTGTGCAGGTCCGTGATGCGGTGCTGTTCACCGGTGACCAGCTGGCGTTCGACCGCAACCGGTTCCTGATCGAGGCGCCCGGTACCCCGACACGTCCGCTCGGCATGGACGTGCAGGACATCAGCGGCAAACCGCAGGTCGAAGTCACGCAAACCCTGCAGGCCATCCGTCTGGATGCGGCGCGCAGCGACGCAGCCGCGGCAACCGTTGAAGTCGACGCGGCGAAGCAGGGCAGTCCATGGTTGCTGATCGTGGTCGGTGCGCTGATCGCGGTCGGTGTCGCGGCCCTGCTCAGCTTCGGCCGCTGAGTCGCGGCCAGCGCGCCAGCAGCAGCAGGGCCAGAATCGCCGCGTAGATCAATGGCTGGGTCAGGTCGGCCTTGACCAGCCAGGCGAAATGCAACACGCCGAGAATGGCGATCAGGTAGCTCAGCCGATGCAGGCGCTGCCAGCGCTTGCCGAGTCGGCGCATCATCGCGTTCGTCGAGGTGATCGCCAGCGGCACCAGCAACAGCCACGCGCTGAAGCCGACCGTGATGTACGGGCGCTTGACGATGTCGGTGAGCAACTGCGCCCAGAACGCGCCGAGGTCGAGGAACAGGTAGCTCGCGAAGTGCAGGCTGGCGTAGAAGAACGCATAGAGCCCCAACATGCGCCGGAAGCGGATCAGCACGTTCCAGCCGCCGAACCGACGCAAAGGGGTGATCGACAGCGTGATCAACAGGAAGCGCAGCGTCCATGCGCCGGTCTCGTGCACGATGCGCGCCACCGGATCGGGCCCGGGGTCGCCGACGAAGACATCCCAACACAAGACCGCTGCCGGCACCAGGCAGAGCAGGAACAGCAGGACCTTCGCCACCGCGATGCGGGTCATCATCAATACAGGGTCTTCGGATCGAGGCCGGTGTACATCGACGCGACCTGGTCGGCATAGCCGTTGAACGGCGTGGTCGCGATGCGTGCCTTGAACACCGACATGCCTTCGGCGATGCGGCGTTCGGACGCCTGGCTCCAGCGCGGATGATCGACATCCGGATTCACGTTCGCGTAGAAACCGTATTCATCCGGACCCATGTCGCTCCAGCTGGTCGATGGCTGCGTTTCCGAGAAGTGAATCTTCACGATCGACTTGATGCTCTTGAAACCGTACTTCCAGGGCACCACGAGGCGCAACGGTGCGCCGTTCTGGTTCGGCAGCCAGCGTCCGTAGACGCCGACGGCGAACAAGGTCAGCGGATGCATTGCCTCGTCGATGCGCAGGCCTTCGCGGTAGGGCCAATCGAGGACAGCCGAGCGTTGCCCAGGCATCTCGCGCGGGCGCTCGATGGTCTCGAATCGCACGTACTTGGCTTTCGAGGTCGGCTTGAAACGATTCAGCAGACTGGCGAGCGGAAAGCCGTTCCACGGGATCACCATCGACCAGGCCTCGACGCAGCGCAGGCGATAGATGCGCTCCTCGATGGTGACGCCCTTCAGCAGGTCGTCGAGATCGAAGCGACCGGTCACCTCCGCTTCACCCGCCACTTCGAGCGTCCACGGCCGCGGCTTGAAGTTCGCCGAGCGTGCCGCCGGGTCGCCCTTGCCGGTCCCGAACTCGTAATAGTTGTTGTAGCTGGTCACATCGCGGAAGCTGGTGCGCGCCTCGCGAGAACTTCCGGGCCAGGTCTTCAACCCGGGGATCTCCGGTTTCGGCGCGGGCAGGACCGGGGTTTCCGTCTTGGCCTCGGCCTCGTGCTCGCAGCCGGCCAGACCGGCGATGAGGCCGGCGGCCAGGCCTTTCATCAGCGTCCGGCGCTGCAGATAGGCGGACTCGGGCGTGATCTCGGAAGCGGCGATGGGATCGAACAAACGTTGGCGCATGGGGGTACCTCCGGGGACACAGACCCGAACGATGCCGAAATCCTGACACTGAAGCGTGCACGCGTCGTCAATCCGCTGCCTCGGTTTCTTGCCCGAATGTTCGCTGGTAGGTTCGGGAAGTCCGCGGTCTTGCACATGCTCTTCACCGTGTCGGGCTCGCATCAGGTTCCCCATCGACAGTCGCTCCGGTTCCCCGGAGTGCAAAGGAGTGTTTGTGAGCCGCGCCTACAACTTTTCTTCAGGCCCCGGAGCGATTCCGGAACCCGTGCTGACGCAAGCCCGCGACGAGATGCTCGAATGGTCGAGCGCGCGCGCATCGGTGATGGAAATCAGCCATCGCGGCAAGCACTTCATCCAGCTCGCGGAGCAGGCCGAAGCCGACCTGCGCGCGCTGATGGCGATTCCGGCGAACTACAAGGTGCTGTTCCTGCAGGGCGGTGCGACCCAGCATTTCGCGCAGATCCCGATGAACTTCGGCGCCGCTGCCGGTGCCGACTACATCGTCACCGGCCAGTGGGGCCAGAAAGCCTCGAAGGAAGCCAAGCCCTATACGTCGGTGCACATCGCCGCCACGTCCGAAGCCGACAACTTCTTCAAGTTGCCGGCGCGTGCGGCATGGCAACTCGATGCGAGCGCAGCTTACGTGCACTACACGCCGAACGAGACCATTCAGGGCGTCGAGATCCATGACATCCCGGACGTGGGTTCGGTGCCGCTGTTCGCCGACATGTCCTCGAACATCCTGTCGAAACCCGTGGACGTGTCGAAATTCGGCCTGATCTACGCCGGTGCCCAGAAGAACATCGGTGCGTCGGGTCTGGTTGTGCTGATCGTGCGCGAAGACCTGTTGGCGCGATGCCCATCGAACATCGCCGGCATCTTCAACTACGCCGCGCATGCCAAGGATGGGTCGATGCTGAACACGCCGAACACCTTCGGCTGGTACCTGGCCGGCCTCACCTTCCAATGGTTGCAGCGCGAAGGCGGGCTGGTCGAAATGGGCCGCCGCAACGACGAGAAGGCCAAGAAGCTCTACGCCTACATCGATGCATCGGGTTTCTACAGCAATCCGATCGATCCGGCCGCACGCTCGCGCATGAACGTGCCGTTCCGTCTCGCCGACGAAAAGCTCGACGACGCCTTCCTCAAGGAGAGCGAAGCCGCCGGC
It contains:
- a CDS encoding putative porin, which encodes MNIRKLLLATVCFGLSMPVLAQDDAASSVWSWYGDLKLRVDHVQDLAGRDDLERNRSRLRFGARRMFDNLEFGVALEGALGSDDNRDNRRNNDNERSDALNLDELYLRWNVADSTSVVLGRTAMPLSLTPMLWDADLRPIGASVSHSIATGDFDRLALTAGYFAGTHLYDDDSRIAALQAGWFLREGTDFGGDIQIAWLDFSELEQLTLNGLARTNRRAGAVLLSDYEIVDLQAGLHATLSGWPLAVRADVARNTGADDHNEAGRFSVVLGDKLQPMGWEYGFAAQRIQRDAAMAAFNDDDWWFHSFAKGHMLWVGYGIDETWNTQFAMLRENRDGVSDDVDRFMLELNARW
- a CDS encoding FHA domain-containing protein, translating into MLREGETSLGSAASNAVVVKGDGVQPIHASLLFDRRGLTLIVREGAHSTHVNARPVREKAIVRVGDMVSLGNVLVAIKPDSDQYITSRVPPKSSTDDAMSEQNNETRYRMAPPKAVLRGVSGPYFGKVIAIAGRLSIGRGNDCDLVLDEPEMSRRHAMVEATPAGIWLRDLGSANGTYVNGVQVRDAVLFTGDQLAFDRNRFLIEAPGTPTRPLGMDVQDISGKPQVEVTQTLQAIRLDAARSDAAAATVEVDAAKQGSPWLLIVVGALIAVGVAALLSFGR
- a CDS encoding sulfoxide reductase heme-binding subunit YedZ, with amino-acid sequence MMTRIAVAKVLLFLLCLVPAAVLCWDVFVGDPGPDPVARIVHETGAWTLRFLLITLSITPLRRFGGWNVLIRFRRMLGLYAFFYASLHFASYLFLDLGAFWAQLLTDIVKRPYITVGFSAWLLLVPLAITSTNAMMRRLGKRWQRLHRLSYLIAILGVLHFAWLVKADLTQPLIYAAILALLLLARWPRLSGRS
- the msrP gene encoding protein-methionine-sulfoxide reductase catalytic subunit MsrP, whose protein sequence is MRQRLFDPIAASEITPESAYLQRRTLMKGLAAGLIAGLAGCEHEAEAKTETPVLPAPKPEIPGLKTWPGSSREARTSFRDVTSYNNYYEFGTGKGDPAARSANFKPRPWTLEVAGEAEVTGRFDLDDLLKGVTIEERIYRLRCVEAWSMVIPWNGFPLASLLNRFKPTSKAKYVRFETIERPREMPGQRSAVLDWPYREGLRIDEAMHPLTLFAVGVYGRWLPNQNGAPLRLVVPWKYGFKSIKSIVKIHFSETQPSTSWSDMGPDEYGFYANVNPDVDHPRWSQASERRIAEGMSVFKARIATTPFNGYADQVASMYTGLDPKTLY
- the serC gene encoding 3-phosphoserine/phosphohydroxythreonine transaminase; amino-acid sequence: MSRAYNFSSGPGAIPEPVLTQARDEMLEWSSARASVMEISHRGKHFIQLAEQAEADLRALMAIPANYKVLFLQGGATQHFAQIPMNFGAAAGADYIVTGQWGQKASKEAKPYTSVHIAATSEADNFFKLPARAAWQLDASAAYVHYTPNETIQGVEIHDIPDVGSVPLFADMSSNILSKPVDVSKFGLIYAGAQKNIGASGLVVLIVREDLLARCPSNIAGIFNYAAHAKDGSMLNTPNTFGWYLAGLTFQWLQREGGLVEMGRRNDEKAKKLYAYIDASGFYSNPIDPAARSRMNVPFRLADEKLDDAFLKESEAAGLMALKGHRSVGGMRASIYNAMPMAGVDALIDFMRDFARRNG